Proteins co-encoded in one Periophthalmus magnuspinnatus isolate fPerMag1 chromosome 20, fPerMag1.2.pri, whole genome shotgun sequence genomic window:
- the shha gene encoding sonic hedgehog protein codes for MLMWSRLVLVGVFCLSLMSSAMGCGPGRGYGRRRHPKKLTPLAYKQFIPNVAEKTLGASGRYEGKITRNSERFKELTPNYNTDIIFKDEENTGADRLMTQRCKDKLNSLAISVMNQWPGVKLRVTEGWDEDGHHFEESLHYEGRAVDITTSDRDKSKYGTLSRLAVEAGFDWVYYESKAHIHCSVKAENSVAAKSGGCFPGSSAVTLEDGSQRLLRELRPGDRVLAADSRGNLVFTDFIMFLDRDSNMRRMFYVIETDSGQKLTLTAAHLLFVGHNSSMTAVFASHVRPGQRVFVLDSTRQRLEAVRVKRIYTEEHEGSYAPVTMQGSVVVDHVLSSCYAVIQDHELAHWAMAPVRMAHWVSSWLWSARSGAQGDGVHWYSELLFHLGTWLLDGHALHPLGMAMSHS; via the exons ATGCTTATGTGGAGCAGACTCGTATTGGTTGGTGTCTTCTGCTTGTCCTTGATGTCCTCTGCCATGGGATGCGGACCCGGCAGGGGCTACGGCAGGAGAAGACACCCGAAAAAGCTGACACCTCTCGCCTATAAGCAGTTCATACCCAACGTGGCGGAGAAGACCCTCGGGGCGAGCGGGAGATACGAAGGCAAGATCACGAGAAACTCCGAGCGCTTTAAAGAACTGACTCCCAACTATAACACAGACATCATTTTCAAGGATGAAGAGAACACCGGCGCAGACAGGCTCATGACCCAG AGATGTAAGGACAAGCTAAACTCGTTGGCCATCTCAGTCATGAACCAGTGGCCCGGCGTAAAGCTGCGGGTTACAGAGGGCTGGGACGAGGACGGACACCACTTTGAAGAGTCTCTTCACTACGAGGGAAGAGCGGTGGACATCACTACGTCCGACCGCGACAAGAGCAAGTACGGCACGCTGTCCAGACTCGCCGTAGAAGCGGGTTTCGACTGGGTTTACTACGAGTCCAAAGCTCACATCCACTGCTCCGTCAAAGCAG AAAACTCAGTGGCGGCGAAGTCCGGCGGCTGTTTCCCGGGATCCTCTGCGGTGACGCTGGAGGATGGAAGTCAGAGGCTGCTCCGTGAGCTGCGGCCCGGTGACCGGGTCCTGGCAGCAGATTCCCGCGGAAACCTCGTGTTCACCGACTTCATAATGTTCCTAGACCGGGACTCAAACATGCGCAGGATGTTCTACGTGATCGAAACCGACTCTGGTCAGAAGCTCACGCTTACGGCGGCGCACCTTCTGTTCGTAGGCCACAACTCATCCATGACCGCAGTGTTCGCCAGTCACGTGCGCCCTGGACAGCGCGTGTTTGTGCTCGACTCCACACGGCAGCGGCTCGAGGCCGTGCGTGTAAAACGGATTTACACTGAGGAGCATGAGGGCTCGTACGCCCCGGTGACGATGCAGGGCAGTGTGGTGGTGGACCATGTCTTGTCGTCCTGTTACGCGGTAATACAAGACCACGAGCTGGCACACTGGGCCATGGCGCCTGTCCGGATGGCGCACTGGGTGTCTTCGTGGCTGTGGAGCGCGCGGAGTGGGGCACAGGGAGACGGGGTGCATTGGTACTCCGAGCTTCTGTTCCACTTAGGAACATGGCTGTTGGATGGACACGCGCTGCACCCGCTGGGCATGGCCATGTCCCACAGTTGA